From Thalassoglobus sp. JC818, one genomic window encodes:
- the priA gene encoding primosomal protein N', producing MSEARQPGLFDDQPDLSPWEIEAANDQLIAEVVFNRPLDTVYRYIVPDDLRELIQPGQRVRVPFGRGNSSTLGYCVRTSVGGTPGKKLKSLAEICDREPLLSPSMLDLTEWIAGRYLSGWGQVLESVIPAGVKRQAGTREIVFYRVADSLPDLKTLKLPSKQQTVLNLLLQSDEPMRVDELSAAAGCGVSPIDSLKKKNLIVPERRRVSTHSIDGIEAKRQEDLKLNSEQSAALQEILKVLRDSRHETFLLHGVTGSGKTEVYIQAIREVISYGRQAIVLVPEISLTPQTIRRFRARFDSVAVLHSHLSDSDRHWHWQQIASGDVQVVVGARSAVFAPVPHLGLIVIDEEHETTFKQQSVPRYHAREVARERARRENIPLILGTATPTLETLKRTMEGNDRRIVLKERVEQRPLPPVSIVDIRNDPFIQRRHSLGRAMTNAIQVALKAGGQGILFLNLRGYSPVLWCGKCKGVTCPDCDVSLTWHKDRSRLVCHSCDFEMESPERCPTCNQPGLRLIGTGTQRLEAEVISKFPDARIARMDSDSMRKPGSHDEVLERFREHDIDLLLGTQMIAKGLDFPNVTLVGVIDADTLLYQPDLRAGERTFHLISQVAGRTGRGDKQGRVLVQTLNPDEPIIQFAARHDFDGFAKYELQQRKVMQAPPFQSMARVILRALDERIVQAESQRICQLLRERIQAGNRPIRVLGPAPAPILRLRKYFRYHFQLTSPDQQQIEEVWREFVPTMKLAAEVDMVIDMDPVDLR from the coding sequence GTGTCTGAAGCTCGACAACCAGGATTGTTTGACGATCAGCCGGACCTGTCCCCATGGGAGATTGAAGCAGCCAACGATCAATTGATCGCAGAAGTTGTTTTCAACCGCCCACTGGACACGGTCTATCGATACATCGTTCCGGACGACCTCCGAGAACTCATTCAGCCTGGCCAGCGAGTCCGAGTTCCGTTCGGGAGAGGAAATTCGTCGACGCTGGGATATTGCGTGAGAACCAGTGTCGGCGGGACGCCAGGCAAGAAGCTGAAATCTCTCGCCGAGATCTGCGATCGAGAACCGTTGTTGTCGCCGTCGATGCTCGACCTGACCGAATGGATTGCTGGACGCTATCTGAGCGGTTGGGGGCAAGTTTTAGAGTCTGTGATTCCGGCCGGGGTGAAACGTCAGGCAGGGACACGCGAGATCGTTTTCTATCGAGTGGCTGACTCGTTGCCGGACCTCAAAACGTTGAAATTGCCTTCCAAGCAACAGACTGTTTTGAACCTGCTGCTGCAATCTGACGAGCCGATGAGGGTCGATGAACTCTCTGCTGCCGCCGGGTGCGGGGTTTCTCCGATTGACTCTCTCAAAAAGAAAAACCTGATTGTTCCAGAACGACGACGAGTTTCGACTCACAGCATCGATGGGATCGAAGCGAAACGTCAGGAGGATTTGAAACTCAACTCGGAACAGTCAGCTGCCCTTCAGGAAATTCTGAAGGTGTTGCGAGATTCACGCCACGAAACATTCCTTCTCCACGGTGTCACCGGAAGCGGTAAGACTGAGGTCTACATTCAAGCGATTCGAGAGGTGATCAGCTATGGCCGGCAGGCGATTGTGCTGGTTCCGGAAATCAGTTTGACTCCCCAAACGATCCGCAGGTTTCGCGCGAGATTTGATTCCGTCGCCGTCCTGCATAGCCACTTGAGCGACTCTGACCGACACTGGCATTGGCAACAAATTGCCAGTGGAGATGTACAAGTTGTCGTCGGCGCGAGAAGCGCGGTCTTCGCTCCCGTTCCTCATTTGGGACTGATCGTCATCGACGAGGAACACGAAACGACTTTCAAGCAACAGTCGGTGCCGAGGTATCACGCACGAGAAGTGGCCCGGGAACGAGCGCGACGAGAAAATATCCCCCTCATTCTCGGGACTGCAACTCCTACTCTCGAAACGCTCAAGCGGACCATGGAGGGGAATGATCGACGCATCGTGTTGAAGGAGCGAGTCGAACAACGGCCTCTGCCTCCGGTCAGTATTGTTGATATTCGAAACGATCCCTTCATCCAGCGTCGACACTCTCTCGGTCGAGCCATGACGAACGCGATTCAGGTCGCACTGAAAGCCGGCGGGCAGGGCATTCTGTTCCTCAACTTGCGCGGCTACTCTCCCGTCCTTTGGTGCGGCAAGTGCAAGGGGGTGACGTGTCCGGACTGTGATGTCAGTCTGACATGGCACAAAGACCGCAGCAGATTGGTTTGTCACAGCTGCGACTTCGAAATGGAGTCCCCGGAGCGTTGTCCGACATGCAATCAGCCGGGGTTGAGGTTGATCGGGACAGGGACTCAGCGACTGGAAGCTGAAGTCATCAGCAAGTTCCCTGATGCTCGAATCGCACGTATGGACAGCGACTCCATGCGGAAGCCCGGCAGTCACGACGAAGTTCTCGAGCGGTTTCGCGAGCACGACATCGATCTATTGCTGGGCACGCAGATGATCGCGAAGGGGCTGGATTTTCCGAACGTCACTCTGGTGGGAGTGATCGATGCCGACACTCTCCTGTATCAGCCGGATCTTCGGGCTGGCGAGCGGACGTTTCATCTCATCTCTCAAGTCGCGGGACGAACCGGTCGGGGTGACAAACAGGGACGCGTCCTTGTGCAGACATTGAATCCGGATGAGCCAATTATTCAGTTTGCAGCACGTCATGACTTCGATGGTTTTGCCAAGTACGAACTGCAACAACGAAAGGTCATGCAGGCTCCTCCATTTCAATCAATGGCCCGAGTCATTCTGCGTGCGCTGGATGAGAGGATTGTGCAGGCGGAATCACAACGCATCTGCCAATTACTGCGAGAGCGAATTCAGGCGGGCAATCGTCCGATTCGTGTTCTGGGTCCGGCTCCAGCGCCGATTCTCCGTCTCAGGAAGTATTTTCGTTATCATTTTCAACTCACAAGTCCCGATCAACAACAGATCGAAGAAGTTTGGAGAGAGTTTGTGCCGACTATGAAATTAGCGGCCGAGGTTGACATGGTGATTGACATGGATCCCGTGGACTTGCGATAA
- a CDS encoding metallophosphoesterase family protein, giving the protein MRAIISDIHGNLEALEAVLSEIKSKGITEIYCLGDIIGYGPNPRECIDLVMENCQVTILGNHDQAALFDPDGFNAGAERAIFWTRTMLEQGDPNGNERRWEFLGELPRMKREEPFLFVHGSARNPLNEYVFPEDVYNQRKMERIFGLVDNFCFQGHTHIPGVFTEDYNFYSPDEIGHQYQLETTKVLVNVGSVGQPRDGNPKASYVVIEDRTVHFCRTGYDFEKTIAKIYPIPDLDNFLGDRLRDGR; this is encoded by the coding sequence TTGCGAGCCATAATCAGTGACATTCATGGCAACCTCGAAGCTCTTGAAGCGGTTTTGAGCGAGATCAAGTCGAAAGGCATTACAGAGATTTACTGCCTGGGCGACATCATTGGGTATGGGCCAAACCCGCGTGAATGTATCGATCTGGTGATGGAAAACTGTCAGGTGACCATTCTGGGGAACCATGACCAGGCTGCCTTGTTCGATCCGGATGGATTTAATGCCGGAGCAGAGCGAGCCATTTTCTGGACCCGTACCATGCTGGAGCAGGGCGATCCCAACGGAAATGAGCGTCGCTGGGAATTTCTTGGGGAACTTCCGCGGATGAAGCGAGAAGAACCGTTTCTCTTCGTCCACGGTTCAGCACGCAATCCATTGAACGAGTACGTCTTCCCTGAAGATGTCTACAACCAGCGGAAGATGGAAAGAATCTTCGGGCTGGTGGACAATTTCTGTTTTCAGGGCCACACGCACATTCCAGGTGTCTTCACAGAAGACTACAACTTCTATTCACCTGATGAAATTGGGCATCAGTATCAGCTCGAAACGACCAAAGTGCTCGTAAATGTCGGGTCAGTCGGACAGCCGCGCGATGGCAATCCGAAAGCGAGTTACGTTGTCATTGAAGATCGCACGGTCCACTTCTGCCGCACCGGATACGACTTCGAGAAAACAATTGCCAAGATCTACCCAATTCCCGATCTTGACAACTTTCTCGGCGACCGGCTTCGAGATGGACGATAA
- the yidC gene encoding membrane protein insertase YidC, with translation MDQRRYMFFVILTMIFFLVWSKVAPQLFPGMFPPPQQQVEEQAEPDADVNEELANSDAEPSDDDKQPAADEPAPEDDPAKQDLTEFPNKLVTLGDEGFDAGYLIQAQINSRGGAVDWVILTDPRYTTLNRKEQLKVIGNPISGGSDERVPNSFEMSVAQIDSQLAEFNTSLNEVEWEVVEQSPDSVTLRYPAPDGSLEVVKSYRISKAELELRDESPNGYMLNMDVVLRNLKDKSLETAYSLQGPVGVPLENVDNTRSFREIDIATIDDPSDPTDFTSIHLQAQEIVKQFDRARDGGKPVTAWRAPIHYAGLDVQFFAALVFPERGDEETVVQWFDSVEPQLLVEAEKPERSDFSFMMNSRKQAVPAGGEVKHTFDVFFGPKRTQLLRPLGAEEVVRLGWFSAIAKLMLGVLGFFHNWVGLPYAFAIILLTVLVRGLMFPISKKQAIESEKMKVLAPKLKELQDKYKDKPEEFAKAYRAFQKKHDYHPLYGCLPALLQLPIFWGLYTSLYQAVDLRLARFLWIDNLAAPDALFQLGFTVPWLGYTEFNLLPILTVILFIVQQKMFTPPPTSEEQAMTYKMMNFMMIAIGFAFYRVPAGLCLYFISSSLWGICERLLLKNQKGPDIDTEALSGPVKPEVVDQPDREPGFFEKLRIAADEAQGNAQRNASGRKYSKKNKNRKR, from the coding sequence ATGGACCAGCGTCGCTACATGTTCTTCGTCATACTGACGATGATCTTCTTCCTTGTCTGGTCGAAGGTCGCGCCTCAGTTGTTTCCGGGGATGTTTCCCCCTCCCCAGCAACAGGTCGAAGAGCAGGCTGAGCCTGACGCAGACGTCAACGAAGAGTTGGCGAACTCAGATGCCGAGCCATCCGACGATGACAAGCAACCTGCCGCTGACGAACCAGCCCCGGAAGATGATCCAGCGAAACAGGATCTCACAGAGTTTCCAAACAAGCTGGTGACACTGGGTGACGAGGGGTTTGATGCTGGCTATCTCATTCAGGCTCAAATCAACTCGCGAGGCGGTGCGGTCGACTGGGTGATTCTGACAGACCCTCGATACACAACGCTCAATCGCAAAGAACAGCTGAAAGTCATCGGCAATCCAATCTCAGGTGGCAGCGACGAACGAGTTCCTAATTCGTTCGAGATGTCAGTGGCTCAAATCGACAGCCAGCTTGCCGAATTCAACACTTCGCTGAACGAAGTTGAGTGGGAAGTTGTCGAACAGTCGCCCGATTCCGTCACGCTCCGCTATCCAGCTCCCGATGGGTCGCTGGAAGTCGTGAAATCATATCGGATTTCCAAAGCTGAACTGGAGCTACGGGACGAATCACCGAACGGCTACATGCTGAACATGGACGTGGTCCTTCGGAATCTGAAAGACAAGTCTCTAGAGACTGCGTATTCGTTGCAGGGACCAGTCGGCGTCCCGCTTGAGAACGTCGACAACACGCGATCTTTCCGCGAAATCGACATCGCGACGATCGATGATCCCTCCGATCCAACGGACTTCACCTCGATCCATCTGCAGGCTCAAGAGATTGTCAAGCAGTTTGACCGAGCCAGAGACGGGGGGAAACCTGTCACAGCCTGGCGAGCACCGATTCACTATGCTGGCCTCGACGTCCAATTTTTCGCAGCATTGGTCTTCCCGGAACGCGGAGACGAAGAGACGGTCGTCCAGTGGTTTGATTCGGTCGAACCGCAATTGCTCGTCGAAGCGGAGAAGCCCGAGCGAAGCGATTTTTCTTTCATGATGAATTCGCGGAAGCAGGCAGTCCCGGCGGGAGGCGAAGTCAAACACACGTTCGACGTCTTTTTCGGACCGAAACGGACTCAACTCTTGCGTCCGCTCGGTGCTGAGGAGGTCGTTCGTCTCGGCTGGTTCTCGGCGATTGCCAAACTCATGCTTGGCGTGCTCGGATTCTTCCACAACTGGGTCGGCCTTCCGTATGCGTTTGCGATCATCCTGCTGACCGTTCTGGTGCGTGGACTGATGTTCCCGATCTCCAAGAAGCAGGCCATCGAATCGGAAAAGATGAAGGTCCTCGCGCCGAAGCTGAAAGAGCTTCAGGACAAGTACAAAGATAAACCCGAAGAGTTTGCGAAGGCTTATCGAGCGTTTCAGAAGAAGCACGACTATCATCCGCTGTACGGCTGTCTGCCAGCGCTTCTGCAGCTTCCAATTTTCTGGGGGTTGTATACATCGCTTTATCAGGCGGTCGATCTGCGTCTCGCACGTTTTTTGTGGATCGACAATCTGGCTGCTCCAGATGCCTTGTTCCAACTTGGGTTCACGGTCCCATGGCTCGGCTATACTGAGTTCAACCTGTTGCCGATTCTGACTGTCATCCTGTTCATTGTTCAGCAGAAAATGTTCACGCCGCCTCCAACTTCTGAGGAGCAGGCGATGACATATAAGATGATGAACTTCATGATGATCGCGATCGGCTTCGCCTTCTATCGCGTTCCAGCTGGTCTCTGCTTGTACTTCATCTCATCCAGTTTGTGGGGGATCTGCGAACGTCTCCTTTTGAAGAATCAAAAGGGGCCTGACATCGACACCGAAGCGTTGAGCGGTCCTGTGAAACCAGAGGTCGTCGACCAGCCGGATCGAGAACCGGGGTTCTTTGAGAAGTTGCGAATCGCAGCCGACGAAGCACAGGGAAATGCCCAGCGTAACGCAAGCGGACGGAAGTATTCCAAGAAGAACAAGAATCGGAAGCGTTAG
- a CDS encoding DNA-formamidopyrimidine glycosylase family protein, with the protein MPELPDISIYLESLESRIVGATLVRSQIVSPFLLRTFDPPVDTVIEHRVTELRRLGKRVAIGFDNEIWYVFHLMIAGRFQWKATDDQFSKRYGLAQFEFTTGTLILTEAGTKKRASLHVVRSSELEELDPGGIDVLTATLKEFQQSLQLTNRTLKRQLTSPMLFSGIGNAYSDEILHRAQLSPIQHTQKLSSEEVERLYSATQEVMTGWTSLLRKKAKGGFPKKVTAFHREMAVHGKFGEPCPVCGSPVQRIVYADNETNYCATCQTKGKVLADRSLSRLLKSDWPRRIEDWEEGSA; encoded by the coding sequence ATGCCGGAACTACCCGACATATCGATTTATCTCGAATCCCTCGAAAGTCGAATTGTCGGAGCGACTTTAGTCCGGTCGCAAATCGTCAGTCCGTTCTTGCTGCGGACCTTCGATCCGCCTGTTGATACGGTCATCGAGCACCGTGTGACTGAGTTGCGAAGGCTCGGCAAACGAGTCGCAATCGGTTTCGACAATGAAATCTGGTACGTCTTTCACTTGATGATCGCGGGACGTTTTCAGTGGAAGGCCACCGACGACCAGTTTTCGAAGCGTTATGGATTGGCTCAGTTTGAATTCACGACCGGCACGTTGATCCTTACAGAAGCTGGAACGAAGAAACGTGCGTCGCTGCATGTCGTGAGGTCTTCAGAGTTGGAAGAACTCGATCCCGGCGGCATCGATGTGCTGACAGCCACGCTCAAGGAGTTTCAGCAGTCACTTCAACTGACGAACCGAACACTCAAGCGGCAGTTGACCAGCCCGATGCTCTTCAGCGGAATCGGAAATGCTTACTCCGACGAAATCCTGCATCGCGCGCAGCTTTCTCCGATTCAACACACTCAGAAACTCAGCTCGGAAGAAGTCGAACGTCTGTATTCAGCGACTCAAGAGGTGATGACTGGATGGACTTCGCTGCTGCGAAAGAAGGCGAAAGGTGGGTTCCCGAAGAAGGTCACAGCGTTTCATCGCGAAATGGCAGTCCATGGAAAATTTGGTGAGCCATGCCCGGTGTGCGGTTCACCCGTTCAGCGGATCGTCTATGCCGACAACGAGACGAACTATTGCGCGACTTGTCAGACAAAAGGCAAGGTTCTCGCGGACCGTTCGTTGTCTCGGCTATTGAAATCAGACTGGCCTCGCCGCATCGAAGATTGGGAAGAAGGTTCTGCCTGA